DNA sequence from the Arthrobacter sp. V1I9 genome:
CAGCCTCCGCCCGATACTTCTCAAACTCGGCATCGGCTGCGGAACGGACAATACGCCCTGCCGGCGTCCTGGGCAGCTCGTCTACCGGGAGCCCGCCTTCGGCTTCAAGGACTTTCGCCATCTGCTCGGTGCGGGCCCCAAACATCAGTTCCCGGACCAGCGCCCAGGCACCGATCACCGGCAGCACGAGGTAGGCCGCCCCGATGGCTACAGCTGCCGGGTTGCTGTCTGTCAGCAGCAGAACTGAGCGCTGGAAGGACACCACCAGGTAAAAGACCAGGAGCAGCGTTACCGCCCCCACCCAGATCTTGGTGCGGTTCTTCCGGAAACCAGCCAGCACTCCGCCCACGGTTAGAGCCCCAGGTCCAGGTAGCCGTCCAGGCCAACCGTCAGTCCGGGGTGGGCGGCTACCTTCCGCAGGCCAAGAAGCACGCCGGGCATGAACGAGGCGCGGTCAAACGAATCGTGGCGCAGGGTCAGCTGCTCACCGGCGCTGCCGAGCAATACTTCCTGGTGGGCCACAAGGCCGCGGAGCCGCACGCTGTGGACGCGTACCCCGTCCACCTCGCAACCGCGGGCGCCGGCAAGTTCGCTGGTGGTGGCATCCGGACTCGGCGGTACCTGCGCGGCACTGCGTTCGGCGGCGATGAGTTCTGCGGTCCGGACTGCGGTGCCCGACGGCGCGTCAACCTTGTCCGGGTGGTGCAGCTCGATGATCTCCACCGATTCGAAGTACTTGGAGGCCTTGGCAGCGAAGGCCGAGGCCAGCACCGAGCCGAGGGCGAAGTTGGGGGCGATCAGCACGCCGGCCTCCGGGTGGCCGGCCAGCAGGTCCCCCAGTGCGGACAGTTTGCCGCTGCCCCAGCCGGTGGTGCCCACCACGGCGTGCATGCCGTGTTCGACGGCGAAGCGGACGTTCGCTTCAGTGCTCTCCGGAACCGTCAGGTCCACCACGAATTTGGCGCCGGCTGCGGTGAGCTGGTCCAGCGAGTCGCCCCTGCCCAAGGCGGCGACGAGCTTCATGTCAGCGGCGGCTTCGATGGCTTTTACGGCTTCGGCGCCCATGCGCCCGTTCGCGCCCAGCACGGCAACGGGCAAGGGCGCAGAAAGTTGTTCGGTCATGGCGTTAACCCTACCGGTGGGCTCACGGCGGACAGGAACCGCGGAGTGTGCGTTACCTCGCAGGAACTGGTATGTGGCAGCGTGACGGTGGGCGCACCGGGCCGGTCAGGCAATGGAGAAGGTGGCAGCATCAGCTGCCCGCGCCCACCCATTCCACCGTTCCGTCGGTGAAGAACTGTTCCTTCCAGATGGGAACCTGCTCCTTGATCCTGTCCACCAGCTCGGAGCAGACGGCGAACGCCTGGCCCCGGTGGGCTGCGGACACGGCACACACCAGCGCGGGGTCGCCGATCTCCAGCATGCCGATCCGGTGTGCCGCCCAGATCCGCACGGGCTGACTGGAGGAGGCGTTGACCGAATGTTCGGCAACGAGGCGGGCGACGACGTCGGCCATCACCTGGTGCGCCGTGGGATGCGCACTGTAACTGAGGCGCTCGACTGCCTTGCCGCCGTCGTGATTCCGCACTACGCCGCTGAAGCTGACCACCGCACCGGCGGTGTCGCTTTCCACCGTCGCGATGGCCTGGTCGACGGAGATGGGATCAGCGCTCAGGACAGCGTTGACCACCTCGAATGCTGTTTCAGTGCCCATGTCCGCCTTCCAGCTGGTCGCAAAGGTGCCCGATCACGGGGGCCAGGACGGTCAGTCCGTCCATGACCCCTTTGGGTGATCCGGGTAGGTTGATGATGAAGGTAGATCCTGCAGCGCCGGCATGACCACGGCTGAGGGCCGCCAGCGGGGTCTGGGCGGCCCCTGCGCGGCGGACCGCTTCCATGATGCCGGGTATCTCGCGGTCCAGCAGCGGCAGGGTGACATCCGGTGTGCGGTCGTCCGGGCTGAGGCCCGTGCCCCCGCTGGTGATGACGACGGCGGGGCGCTGGGTCAGGAGTGCGCGGAGGGCTGCGCCTACCGGCTCGCCGTCGGGAACCACCATGGGTGGAAAAACGTCGAAGCCGTGTTCGGTCAGCCAGTCCGTAATCACTGGGCCGGTTTCGTCGTTGTATATGCCGGCGGCGGCCCGGGTGGAGGCGATCACGACGCCGGCCTTCCGTCCTTGGACGTCGCCGTGGCGGTGGGGGTCGGGCGCGTTGAGGGTGCTGGTCACAGTGTCCAGTCCCCGCTCTTGCCGCCGCTTTTGGCGAGGACTTTGATGTCGTTCAAAACGGCATGCTTGTCCACAGCCTTGATCATGTCGTAGACGCTGAGGGCCGCGACGGAGGCTGCAGTGAGTGCTTCCATCTCCACCCCGGTAACGCCGCGGGTCTTGACCGTGGCGAGTATGGATACCGAGTCCGGTGCAAGCTCGAAGTCCACGGTGACCTTGGACAGCGGCAGCGGATGGCACAGCGGAATCAGTTCGGGTGTCTTTTTGGCGGCCATGATGCCGGCAACCCGTGCCACGGCCAGGGCGTCGCCCTTGGGCAGGCCACCTGAACCGAGCAGGCCCATGACCTCTGCGGTGGTGCGGACCGTGGCGGTGGCAGTGGCCTCACGGGTGGTTTCGGCTTTGGCGGAGACATCCACCATCTGGGCGCTGCCGTCCTGGCGCAGGTGCGTCAGCGCGGCCTGGGTTTGTTCTGCATTCACAGCATCCATACTTCCACCTCCGCCCCTGCCGCGAGCGCGGCCACTCCTTCGGGGACGTGAACCAGCAGGTTCGAGCCCGCGAGCGCGTGCATCAGGTGTGAACTTTCCCCGCCCTGGAGCTCCACTGTCCCGTCCGGCTGCAGGGTGCCGCGGCGGATCTGGTGCTTGTGCTCGGGCGACGTGAGGGGATGCCTCAGCCTGGCGCGGATGGGCAGTCGTCGTGCAGGGGTACCGAGAAGGCCGGCCAGGACGGGACGGAGGAACATCTCAAAGGACACCAGGCAGCTGACGGGGTTTCCGGGGAATCCGAGGAAGGGGCGCCCTTCGAAGGTGCCAATCCCCTGCGGGCCGCCCGGCTGCATGCCCACGTGCAGGAACTCCACCGGCTGGTCCTCCATGGCCTGCCGCACCACCTCGTACGCGCCTTTGCTGACCCCGCCGGTGGTGACGATCAGATCCGTCCCGCCACCCTCGCTCCGCAGCAGCCTGCGAAGCGCCTCCGGGTTGTCAGTGGCTATTCCCGCACGGCGGACCTGGAGCCCGGACTGCTTCATGGCTGCTTCGAGGAGTGTGCCGTTGGAGTCGTAGATCTTGCCGGCGGGCAACTCCTGGCCGGGTTCCACCACTTCGTCGCCTGTAGTGACCAACAGGACCGTCACGGCCTTGTATACCGTCACCTCCGGGATGCCCAAGGCCGCGAGCAGGCCCAACTGTGCCGGGCCAAGGAAGGTGCCGGCTGCCAGGGCCGTTTCACCGGTCCGGACATCGCTGCCGGCTGCCCGCACAAAAGTGCCGGGCGCGGCCGTTGGCAGCGTCACCGTTGCCTGCTCCGTGTGCGGAAGGAAACGGTCCGGAACGGCCCGCTCAATGGGGACGACGGCGTCGGCCCCTTCCGGGAGCATAGCCCCGGTCATGATCGGGGCGGCCATGCCAGGCCGAAGGGCTGCGGGGCTTGCGCCCGCTGGAACGGGAGGCATAACACGCAACTCCGCACCGCCGTCGGGCACGTCCGCGGAACGGATGGCATAGCCGTCCATCTGGGAGTTAGCGAAGGGCGGCAGGCTGATGGGGGCGCGGACGTCGCTGACCAGGCCGCGGCCCAGCGCCTCATGCAGGGGCAGTACTTCCGTCCGGTCCGAGGACTGCAATGGACGCAGGAGTTGCTCGACGGCGGCGGCATGCCCAGCCACGGACCGCGCCTGGTGATGCGCTTGACGCCCCTGGTGGTTGGGCTCGTGCGTCGCGTCGCCACCGCCCTGATGCTGCGCTTGGCCATTAATCGTTTCATCCAGGGACGTTCCATGGGGTTTCGGGCTGGTCATGGTTCCGCCTTCAGTAAGCCATCAGGGTTGCACGTCCACTCTAATCGTGTGGAACCCGGTGGCCCCGTCAGGCGCCACGGGCCTGCTCTGCTCGTCCTGCGCCTGGCCTGCGAGATCCGTGGCCCGGACCTGGACCTCGTACTGCCCTTCCGTCAACTCCATCGCCAGCTTCCACTGGTACCAGGTGTCCAGCGAGATGCCTTCCGCCAGTTCCGCCTGCTGCCAAGAACCACGGTTCACCCGGAGCTCCACCTTGCCGATGCCCGTGTGCTGGGCCCAGGCGACGCCGCCGAACATCACCGTTCCCGCCTTCACAGGCCGGCCGCTTCGTGGCACATCGATCCGTGAAGAGGTTTTGATGGGGCCCCGCTCCGACCAGCCCCGGGGCGTCCAATAGGCCGTGTCATCCGCGAACCTGGTGACTTTCAGCTCGGTGACCCATTTGGTGGCCGACACGTAGCCGTAGAGTCCGGGCACCACCAGCCGGACCGGGAAGCCGTGTTCGAGCGGCAGCGGCTCACCGTTCATGCCGACGGCGAGCAGGGCCTCACGGTTGTCGGTGAGCACTTCCAGCGGGGTTCCGGCAGTCCAGCCGTCCACACTTTTCGAGAGCACCATGTCCGCGCCGGTTTGCGGCCCGGCAAGGGTAAGCAGGTTGCGGACGGGCCAGCCCAGCCAGCGTGCGTTGCCTATGAGGTCTCCGCCCACGACGTTGGACACGCAGGCGATAGTCACATGGCGTTCGGTCAGGGGTTTGGCCAGGAGTTCGGCGAAGGTCAGCTCCACCTCCCTGTCCACCATTCCGGTGACTTTCAGGACCCATGCGTCCGGATCGACGGCGGGGACCGTGAGGGCCGTGTCGATGCGGTAGAAGTCCGGATTGGGGGTGACCAGCGGCTGCATGCCGTCGATTTTCGCCTCAGCGGTTGGCGGGACTGGCGGCGCCGGCGAGTTGGGGACCGGCAGAGCTACGCGGCTCCGGGCTTCGCTGACCGCAACGGAAGCACCGCGCCATTTGGCCGCCAGCGCTCCACCGATGACGGCGAACGAGGCTCCGCCGGCCAGAGCCTGCAGAAAACGACGGCGGGCAGGCGCGGCATCGACTCCTGTCCGAGGTTCATCGCTCCCCCATTCCTGCAGCCTGGTGATCAGGAATCGAAGCAGGACGCCGGCGACGGCGGAGGTGAGGACCGCCAGTGCAATCGCGGTGAACGTGGCTTGGGCGCGGGTCAGGACGGCCGCCAGGCCCACAAGCCCAAAGACGGCAACCACCGCGACGCCCCTCAGCCGGCGGCGTTCCCCCACCACGCCCGCCAGTGCGGCCAGCGCAGCGATCACCAGGCCCATTCCGACCAGGAGAGCCACTTTGTCCGCTGTACCAAACAGTGCAACGGCCCAGTCCTTGACACCGGGAGGAATGGCATCGATGACGGCGCTACCAACAGCGGTCAGAGGCGACAACGACGGACTGACGACGCCGGCTACCAGCTCCCCCAGCACCACTGCACTGCCCACCGCCACCACCCCGGCGGCCGCCGCCCACCGCCCGTTCCAGTGTGGCACTGCCTGGGGCGGCACTGCCTGAGTCGGCAGCGAAGGTGCCGGTTGCTCCGGCAGCCCCGACCCGTCGTCGTGCGTTGCCTCCCTTGGCCGTGAGGTGTCCACCCTTCAAGCATAAGTTCGCGGAGTACCTGTGGCGCCTGACCTGTCCTGGGCCCTGCCCGGTCTTCTGCTGCCCGCTTGCCCGTGTCACGGGGTGTGATGCGCAACCCAACGTGGCGTAGCCTGAATTCATGAGTGTTCAGCTAGGCATGCCCCAGCCGCGGGAGGAAGCAGCACCCCTGCCGTCGGTTCCTGTTGCCCGCCCCGCTGATGCTCCGGCTGGACTCGCGGACCGCTATGGACGCCGGGCCACGGACATGAGGCTGTCCCTGACGGACAAATGCAACCTTCGCTGCACCTACTGCATGCCTGCCGAAGGCCTGGAATGGCTGGGGAAACAGGCGGTGATGTCTGCGGAGGAAATCATTCGGATTGTGCGGATCGGCGTAGAGCAGCTGGGAGTTCGTGAATTGCGGCTTACCGGTGGGGAGCCCCTTGTGCGGCACGATCTGGTGGACATCATTTCGGCCCTTCGCAGCAACCACCCCGGCCTGCCCATTTCCATGACCACCAACGGCGTGGGACTCGCGAAAAAGGCGGCGCCGCTGAAGGCTGCCGGCCTGACGCGTATCAACGTGTCGCTGGATTCGCTGCACGAGGAAACCTTCACCCAGCTGACCCGCAGGCCGTTCCTGAACCAAGTGCTGGCCGGGGTGGACGCAGCCTGGGCGGCGGGTCTGGGCCCGGTCAAGCTCAACGCGGTGCTGATGCGCGGCATCAACGACGCCGAGGCGCCATCGTTGCTCGCCTGGGCCCTGGGGCGCGGGTATGAGCTTCGTTTCATTGAACAGATGCCGCTTGACGCCGACCACGGCTGGACGCGGCGGAACATGATTACGGCCGCCGAGATCCGCCAGGTTCTCTCCACTGATTTTGCCCTCAGTCCCGATCCCCGCGCCCGTGACGGTGCCCCGGCGGAGCGTTTTGAAGTACGACGGCGTGTAGCCGGGTCCGCTGACGGCGCTGCGGGCGCGTCAGGCCCTGTGTTGGGCACGGTGGGCATCATTGCCTCCGTGACCGAGCCGTTCTGCTCGGATTGCCGCAGGACACGGATCACTGCAGAGGGCAAGATCATGAGCTGCCTGTTCTCCCGGGAAGAATTCGACCTGTTGGGTCTCCTGCGCTCGGGAGCAACCGACGAGGCCCTCGCCCAGCGGTGGCAGGACGCGATGTGGCTCAAACCCAAAGCCCACGGAATGGACCACGTGGGACTTGACGCTCCGGACTTCGTCCAGCCGGACCGCAGCATGAGCGCCATCGGGGGCTGAAACTTTTGAACGTACGTTACTTCGCTGCCGCACGCGCGGCCGCAGGCATGGAGGAAGAGAGCTTCGACCTGGCGCCCGGCGCCACCGTTGCTGACCTTCTCGAGACCGTTTCATCCGTGGAGCGCCCCGAGCCTCCCGCCGGAACTCCCCCGCTCCCGCGCATCCTGTCCCGGAGCAGCTTCCTGCTCAATGAGGTGGCCGTGCGGGACCGAGCCGTCGTCCTGAAGGCTGATGACGTGGTGGATGTCCTGCCCCCGTTCGCGGGCGGGTAGGAGTACCTTTCCTCGCGTTCAATTCGGCCTTCAGGTTGCCGGTTCCTCCCTTGAAGACGTGCTTCCCCCTCAAATGTCAGTGCCTTCGCCGAAGATGTCGGTATGCGGATTTCGGCAGACGGCGAGACCAGCGCGGCCGGCGCGCGTTCCAGCCGCACAGGCTGTCCCTGACCGCCCAGCACCTGCCCCCCACCCAGATTGTCAGTGCTTCCGTAGAGGATGCGGGTATGGAGTCGAAGATGGCGGGCGGGGCGACCAGAGACCTGGCACTTGTTCCTGCCCCCGCTGATCCAGCCGAGGTTCCGGTTAAGCGGGCCGTCCCCGTTCCCACTCAGAATGTCAGTGCCTCCATAGATGATGTTGGTATGGGAAACGGCGGAGGCGCAGTGGCAGCGATGGAGGGCATTCACGCCTCCGTTGCCGGCGTGGGGGCCCTGTTTCTCAAGGATGCCGCCCTGGCCACTACCGCTGCAGCCGGTGGCGGGGTTGACGCGCTCCAGCGCGCGTACGAGATCCGTTTGGACCGGTTGGGGCTGCTGTCCAAGCTCGAAGCGCAGATAGCTGGGCTCAAGGCACGCGACGCAGCCGAAGCCTTCGAACTGCAACAAGCGATGACCCCACCGGACGCGCCCGTGCACGAACGCACCTACAACGAGATGTCAGCAATCGAGGAAACCGCCGGCGTCCTGACCATCAGCGGACCCGCAGCCGGAGCGTTCATCACCCAGTCCCGCCACCTCTGCTCCCTCCCGCTCGCCCTGGCGGCACTGTCCTCCGGAACCATCTCCTGGCAACACGCGAAAATCATCGCCGACGAAACAGAAGGCCTCACCCCCGCCGGCGCCAACGCCCTGGTAGCCCATTTCCTGGACCCGGACGCACCCCACCCGGCCCGCGGAGCCGCCGCCGGGAAACTGGTGCCCTCCCGCTTCCGGGCCAGGATAAGGAACTGGCGCGAACGCCACCACCCCGAATCCATCGAAAAGCGGCACACCAAAAGCGCGGCCGACCGCCGCATCGAATACAGCCCCGACCGCAACGGCATGGCATGGTTCTCCGCCTACCTGCCCGCCCACCAGGCATCCGCGATCTGGAACAAAATCACCGCCCTCGCCCGCGGCGCCCAAAGCCCGAACGAACCCCGAAACCTCACCCAACTCCGGCCCGACATCCTCACCAACCTCCTCCTCAGCGCAGGACCCACACTCAGCCGCGACGAACACACCAGCCCGCACACCCCCGACGAGGGCCCCGCGGACGGCTCCCAGGACGGCGCCGCGGACGGGGGCACCGACGCCACCACAGGCAACAACGGGTACGCGGATGTCGCCAAAGTCCCGGTCCCGAACACAACAGTGCTCGTGACCGTCCCGGTGTTCGCACTCCTCGGACTCACCGACGAACCAGCCGTCCTCGACGGGCACGGCCCCATCCCCGCCTCCATGGCACGCAAACTCCTCACCGACGGTGCCACCTCGTTCCACCGCGTCCTCGTGGACCCCCGCGACGGCGCACCACTGGAAATCGGACGCACAAAATACCGGCTCCCCGAAGCCATGAAACAGGCACTGCGCCTGCGCGACGGAAAATGCACCTTCCCCGGCTGCAACAACCGCTCCCCCGACAACGAAACCGACCACCTCCAACCCTGGCAGCACGGCGGAACCACCGGAATCAGCAACCTGGCACAACTCTGCCCAAAACATCACCGCCTCAAACACAACAGCCGCTGGACACCCACCCCAGCCACCCGAAACGAACCACCCGGCTGGACCTCACCCACCGGCCGCCACTACCAAAGCGAACACCACAACTGGGAACCACCACACTGGCCAGCGGCAGTGCTGTCGAG
Encoded proteins:
- the dapB gene encoding 4-hydroxy-tetrahydrodipicolinate reductase gives rise to the protein MTEQLSAPLPVAVLGANGRMGAEAVKAIEAAADMKLVAALGRGDSLDQLTAAGAKFVVDLTVPESTEANVRFAVEHGMHAVVGTTGWGSGKLSALGDLLAGHPEAGVLIAPNFALGSVLASAFAAKASKYFESVEIIELHHPDKVDAPSGTAVRTAELIAAERSAAQVPPSPDATTSELAGARGCEVDGVRVHSVRLRGLVAHQEVLLGSAGEQLTLRHDSFDRASFMPGVLLGLRKVAAHPGLTVGLDGYLDLGL
- a CDS encoding molybdenum cofactor biosynthesis protein MoaE, coding for MGTETAFEVVNAVLSADPISVDQAIATVESDTAGAVVSFSGVVRNHDGGKAVERLSYSAHPTAHQVMADVVARLVAEHSVNASSSQPVRIWAAHRIGMLEIGDPALVCAVSAAHRGQAFAVCSELVDRIKEQVPIWKEQFFTDGTVEWVGAGS
- a CDS encoding MogA/MoaB family molybdenum cofactor biosynthesis protein codes for the protein MTSTLNAPDPHRHGDVQGRKAGVVIASTRAAAGIYNDETGPVITDWLTEHGFDVFPPMVVPDGEPVGAALRALLTQRPAVVITSGGTGLSPDDRTPDVTLPLLDREIPGIMEAVRRAGAAQTPLAALSRGHAGAAGSTFIINLPGSPKGVMDGLTVLAPVIGHLCDQLEGGHGH
- the moaC gene encoding cyclic pyranopterin monophosphate synthase MoaC — protein: MDAVNAEQTQAALTHLRQDGSAQMVDVSAKAETTREATATATVRTTAEVMGLLGSGGLPKGDALAVARVAGIMAAKKTPELIPLCHPLPLSKVTVDFELAPDSVSILATVKTRGVTGVEMEALTAASVAALSVYDMIKAVDKHAVLNDIKVLAKSGGKSGDWTL
- the glp gene encoding gephyrin-like molybdotransferase Glp encodes the protein MTSPKPHGTSLDETINGQAQHQGGGDATHEPNHQGRQAHHQARSVAGHAAAVEQLLRPLQSSDRTEVLPLHEALGRGLVSDVRAPISLPPFANSQMDGYAIRSADVPDGGAELRVMPPVPAGASPAALRPGMAAPIMTGAMLPEGADAVVPIERAVPDRFLPHTEQATVTLPTAAPGTFVRAAGSDVRTGETALAAGTFLGPAQLGLLAALGIPEVTVYKAVTVLLVTTGDEVVEPGQELPAGKIYDSNGTLLEAAMKQSGLQVRRAGIATDNPEALRRLLRSEGGGTDLIVTTGGVSKGAYEVVRQAMEDQPVEFLHVGMQPGGPQGIGTFEGRPFLGFPGNPVSCLVSFEMFLRPVLAGLLGTPARRLPIRARLRHPLTSPEHKHQIRRGTLQPDGTVELQGGESSHLMHALAGSNLLVHVPEGVAALAAGAEVEVWML
- a CDS encoding molybdopterin-dependent oxidoreductase, with the protein product MPHWNGRWAAAAGVVAVGSAVVLGELVAGVVSPSLSPLTAVGSAVIDAIPPGVKDWAVALFGTADKVALLVGMGLVIAALAALAGVVGERRRLRGVAVVAVFGLVGLAAVLTRAQATFTAIALAVLTSAVAGVLLRFLITRLQEWGSDEPRTGVDAAPARRRFLQALAGGASFAVIGGALAAKWRGASVAVSEARSRVALPVPNSPAPPVPPTAEAKIDGMQPLVTPNPDFYRIDTALTVPAVDPDAWVLKVTGMVDREVELTFAELLAKPLTERHVTIACVSNVVGGDLIGNARWLGWPVRNLLTLAGPQTGADMVLSKSVDGWTAGTPLEVLTDNREALLAVGMNGEPLPLEHGFPVRLVVPGLYGYVSATKWVTELKVTRFADDTAYWTPRGWSERGPIKTSSRIDVPRSGRPVKAGTVMFGGVAWAQHTGIGKVELRVNRGSWQQAELAEGISLDTWYQWKLAMELTEGQYEVQVRATDLAGQAQDEQSRPVAPDGATGFHTIRVDVQP
- the moaA gene encoding GTP 3',8-cyclase MoaA, giving the protein MSVQLGMPQPREEAAPLPSVPVARPADAPAGLADRYGRRATDMRLSLTDKCNLRCTYCMPAEGLEWLGKQAVMSAEEIIRIVRIGVEQLGVRELRLTGGEPLVRHDLVDIISALRSNHPGLPISMTTNGVGLAKKAAPLKAAGLTRINVSLDSLHEETFTQLTRRPFLNQVLAGVDAAWAAGLGPVKLNAVLMRGINDAEAPSLLAWALGRGYELRFIEQMPLDADHGWTRRNMITAAEIRQVLSTDFALSPDPRARDGAPAERFEVRRRVAGSADGAAGASGPVLGTVGIIASVTEPFCSDCRRTRITAEGKIMSCLFSREEFDLLGLLRSGATDEALAQRWQDAMWLKPKAHGMDHVGLDAPDFVQPDRSMSAIGG
- a CDS encoding MoaD/ThiS family protein; the encoded protein is MNVRYFAAARAAAGMEEESFDLAPGATVADLLETVSSVERPEPPAGTPPLPRILSRSSFLLNEVAVRDRAVVLKADDVVDVLPPFAGG
- a CDS encoding HNH endonuclease signature motif containing protein, with translation MESKMAGGATRDLALVPAPADPAEVPVKRAVPVPTQNVSASIDDVGMGNGGGAVAAMEGIHASVAGVGALFLKDAALATTAAAGGGVDALQRAYEIRLDRLGLLSKLEAQIAGLKARDAAEAFELQQAMTPPDAPVHERTYNEMSAIEETAGVLTISGPAAGAFITQSRHLCSLPLALAALSSGTISWQHAKIIADETEGLTPAGANALVAHFLDPDAPHPARGAAAGKLVPSRFRARIRNWRERHHPESIEKRHTKSAADRRIEYSPDRNGMAWFSAYLPAHQASAIWNKITALARGAQSPNEPRNLTQLRPDILTNLLLSAGPTLSRDEHTSPHTPDEGPADGSQDGAADGGTDATTGNNGYADVAKVPVPNTTVLVTVPVFALLGLTDEPAVLDGHGPIPASMARKLLTDGATSFHRVLVDPRDGAPLEIGRTKYRLPEAMKQALRLRDGKCTFPGCNNRSPDNETDHLQPWQHGGTTGISNLAQLCPKHHRLKHNSRWTPTPATRNEPPGWTSPTGRHYQSEHHNWEPPHWPAAVLSSPEFSEDSRLYETLPGEFQVREASDKGSRLHETLHEEFPVWEAPDEDLVDPDDIAASDSCWEDFYAMPHVLPPDPEKNWELLPT